A single genomic interval of Alteromonas sp. BL110 harbors:
- the prfC gene encoding peptide chain release factor 3 — MSDKKLLEEIKKRRTFAIISHPDAGKTTITEKVLLFGRALQTAGTVKGKKSGQHAKSDWMEMEKERGISVTTSVMQFPYSDHLVNLLDTPGHEDFSEDTYRTLTAVDSCLMVIDAAKGVEDRTRKLMEVTRLRDTPIVTFMNKLDRDIRDPMELLDEVETELDILCAPITWPIGCGKSFKGVYHLHRDETILYQSGQGHTIQDVRIIKGLDNPELDAAVGSDLVETLRDELELVRGASNEFDQELFLEGQLTPVFFGTALGNFGVDHMLDGLVEWAPAPLGRETEEGTIESTDGKFSGFVFKIQANMDPKHRDRIAFCRIVSGKYEKGMKMRNSRLGKDVRISDALTFLAGDRALLEEAYAGDIIGLHNHGTIRIGDTFTSGDNYRFTGIPNFAPELFKRIRLKDPLKQKQLLKGLIQLSEEGAVQVFRPLANNDLIVGAVGVLQFDVVVARLKAEYNVDALYEHVNVATARWVYADDEKKLDEFRRKGEQNLALDGGDNLTYIAPTMVNLQLSQERYPDIQFTNTREN, encoded by the coding sequence ATGTCAGATAAAAAGCTTCTTGAAGAGATTAAAAAGCGACGTACGTTCGCAATCATATCGCACCCGGATGCGGGTAAAACAACCATTACTGAAAAAGTATTGTTGTTCGGGCGCGCCCTGCAAACGGCGGGTACTGTAAAGGGGAAAAAGTCGGGTCAGCACGCTAAGTCTGACTGGATGGAAATGGAAAAAGAACGCGGTATCTCGGTAACTACCTCGGTCATGCAGTTTCCTTACAGCGACCACTTGGTAAACCTGTTAGACACCCCGGGGCACGAAGATTTTTCTGAAGATACCTATCGTACACTGACGGCGGTTGATTCTTGCCTTATGGTAATCGACGCAGCTAAAGGTGTAGAAGACAGAACCCGTAAGCTTATGGAAGTTACCCGTTTGCGCGATACGCCAATTGTGACTTTCATGAACAAGCTTGACCGCGATATTCGCGATCCTATGGAACTGCTTGATGAAGTAGAAACTGAGCTTGATATCCTGTGCGCGCCAATCACGTGGCCAATCGGCTGTGGTAAGAGCTTTAAAGGTGTATATCACCTTCACCGCGATGAGACTATTTTGTATCAGAGCGGCCAGGGTCACACTATTCAAGATGTACGTATCATTAAAGGGTTGGATAACCCAGAGCTAGATGCCGCAGTAGGAAGCGACCTTGTAGAAACTTTGCGCGATGAGCTTGAGCTTGTGCGCGGTGCATCAAATGAATTTGATCAAGAGCTCTTCCTGGAAGGTCAATTAACGCCTGTATTCTTTGGTACAGCATTGGGTAACTTTGGCGTTGACCACATGCTTGACGGGCTAGTTGAGTGGGCGCCTGCACCACTTGGACGTGAAACCGAAGAAGGCACAATCGAAAGTACCGATGGGAAGTTCAGCGGTTTTGTCTTCAAGATTCAGGCTAATATGGACCCGAAACACCGTGACCGTATCGCGTTTTGTCGTATTGTTTCGGGTAAGTACGAAAAAGGCATGAAAATGCGTAACAGCCGCTTAGGCAAAGACGTGCGTATTTCCGATGCCTTAACTTTCTTAGCGGGTGATCGTGCTTTACTAGAAGAAGCTTATGCCGGCGATATCATCGGCTTGCACAACCACGGCACTATCCGAATTGGTGATACCTTTACTTCAGGCGATAACTATCGCTTTACTGGCATTCCAAACTTTGCGCCAGAGCTATTTAAACGTATCCGTTTGAAAGATCCACTTAAGCAAAAACAGCTGCTCAAAGGCCTTATTCAGCTTTCTGAAGAAGGCGCAGTTCAGGTGTTTCGTCCCCTTGCAAACAACGATTTAATTGTGGGGGCGGTAGGTGTGCTTCAGTTTGATGTAGTAGTGGCACGACTTAAAGCCGAATACAATGTTGATGCACTTTACGAGCACGTAAATGTTGCTACAGCCCGTTGGGTTTATGCCGATGACGAGAAGAAACTAGACGAGTTCCGTCGTAAAGGTGAGCAGAACCTCGCCCTTGATGGAGGCGACAACCTGACGTACATCGCGCCAACAATGGTTAACCTGCAGCTATCGCAAGAGCGTTACCCAGATATTCAGTTTACGAATACGCGCGAAAATTAA
- a CDS encoding response regulator transcription factor yields MEILLVDDHAIVREGFSTLLSSVLEGAVVTNAKNAQQATNALRANYFDLIILDINLGTTSGLTLAEYIVQRWEHAKVLMFSMFDDISIIDRAMKLGAMGYVSKQSEPDVLISAVTSIIKGRRYLEHNTAIELATFNLSHSGGNLTDLTQRELDIFLGIANGLCRKQVAESLNISEKTVSNVITQLKRKLELQTNAEFVHLAIKQGYIKIAS; encoded by the coding sequence ATGGAAATTTTACTTGTTGATGATCACGCGATAGTGAGAGAAGGCTTTTCTACGCTGTTATCGTCGGTACTCGAAGGCGCTGTCGTCACCAATGCAAAAAATGCGCAGCAAGCCACAAATGCACTCCGAGCCAACTACTTCGACCTCATTATTTTAGACATTAATTTAGGAACCACCAGCGGACTCACGCTAGCAGAATATATTGTTCAGCGCTGGGAGCACGCAAAAGTACTTATGTTCAGTATGTTCGATGATATTTCCATCATCGATAGAGCTATGAAACTTGGGGCAATGGGCTATGTTAGCAAACAAAGTGAACCTGATGTGCTGATAAGCGCGGTGACCTCTATCATTAAAGGCCGGCGTTATTTGGAACACAATACAGCAATTGAGCTCGCTACATTCAACCTGTCACATTCCGGAGGCAACTTAACAGATCTGACACAAAGAGAGTTGGATATATTCCTTGGTATAGCGAACGGGCTTTGCCGAAAACAGGTCGCTGAAAGCCTCAATATTTCTGAAAAGACGGTCTCAAACGTTATCACCCAGCTCAAGCGAAAACTTGAGCTACAGACAAATGCCGAGTTTGTTCACCTTGCCATAAAGCAGGGTTACATCAAAATTGCCAGCTAA
- a CDS encoding PEP-CTERM sorting domain-containing protein, which translates to MSQAALVDLSSWTAEGAGSWTLQSGNDTVYQSTNGDPTVFFSGIDSQGLSLSGEITVRTTSDDDFIGFVLGYNAGDINNSNADYLLIDWKQSNQQWFGGTANAGLAISRVTGAIDLPTFWQHESTSGFQELQRGPTLGSTGWNDNTTYSIDLVFTSSMVQVFVDEELELSVSGNFANGSFGFYNYSQSDVLYAGITEDIASAPTNVNGPTSLGIFALSSLGLLGFRRRRQVISRG; encoded by the coding sequence ATGTCTCAAGCTGCACTGGTTGATTTAAGTTCATGGACAGCGGAAGGGGCCGGGAGTTGGACTTTACAATCAGGTAACGATACTGTCTATCAGTCAACAAACGGTGACCCCACTGTATTTTTTAGTGGTATCGATAGTCAAGGGCTGTCCTTATCGGGTGAAATAACAGTAAGAACCACATCAGATGATGATTTCATCGGTTTTGTGCTCGGTTATAATGCAGGAGATATTAATAATTCTAACGCCGATTACCTTTTAATAGATTGGAAACAAAGTAATCAGCAGTGGTTTGGAGGAACAGCGAACGCTGGTCTAGCTATCTCTCGTGTTACTGGTGCCATAGACCTACCAACATTTTGGCAACATGAAAGTACGTCAGGATTTCAAGAGTTACAAAGAGGCCCAACACTAGGAAGTACCGGCTGGAATGACAATACAACCTATTCAATTGATTTAGTATTTACATCCTCGATGGTTCAAGTTTTTGTAGACGAAGAACTGGAATTAAGTGTTTCTGGCAACTTTGCCAATGGTTCATTTGGTTTTTACAATTATAGTCAGTCTGACGTGCTTTACGCTGGTATTACCGAAGATATCGCATCTGCTCCAACGAACGTAAATGGACCTACATCGTTAGGAATTTTTGCGCTAAGTAGTCTTGGTTTGTTAGGTTTCAGACGTCGCAGACAAGTCATTAGTCGTGGTTAA
- a CDS encoding pentapeptide repeat-containing protein: MRLRFQATKQLPILLVVLYSATASAIPDFEDDVKIINGCEIKPKTVCSDTDLSGADLSHANLDGAVFTNVKFNKTDLRHANLSYATFKKSNLDHADLATANLKHADLRSSKVRNANLEGVDGWALFGQGVDFTSSNFSGANLDQARLSGATMVNTNLRAARLERVWMNKANFEGASLINANIQEAKLNDASLYRANLTGTRIHYATFQGTFMDECINCPTDW, encoded by the coding sequence ATGCGCTTACGTTTTCAAGCAACCAAACAACTCCCCATATTATTAGTTGTCCTATATTCAGCAACTGCCAGTGCCATTCCCGATTTCGAAGATGACGTGAAAATTATCAACGGATGTGAAATAAAACCAAAGACAGTGTGTAGCGATACAGACTTAAGCGGTGCTGATTTGAGCCATGCAAATTTGGACGGGGCAGTATTCACCAACGTTAAGTTCAACAAAACAGATTTAAGGCACGCCAACTTAAGCTATGCGACGTTTAAGAAAAGTAACCTAGATCACGCTGATTTAGCTACCGCCAACTTAAAACACGCAGATTTACGCAGCTCAAAAGTTCGCAATGCTAACTTAGAAGGCGTAGATGGCTGGGCGCTTTTCGGTCAAGGGGTTGATTTCACTAGCTCCAACTTTTCAGGTGCTAACTTGGACCAAGCGCGTTTATCAGGTGCGACAATGGTAAACACCAACTTACGTGCCGCACGCTTAGAGCGGGTTTGGATGAACAAAGCAAACTTTGAAGGTGCTTCACTGATTAACGCCAATATTCAGGAAGCAAAACTGAACGATGCTAGTTTGTACAGAGCAAATCTGACCGGTACGCGCATTCATTACGCTACATTTCAAGGCACGTTTATGGATGAATGCATAAATTGCCCTACTGATTGGTGA
- the argS gene encoding arginine--tRNA ligase, translated as MNIHALLVNRFTEALQEMGVENAPVPVSRSARPEFGEYQFNGAMALAKQLKQKPRDIAEKIVETVKLDDIASKLEVAGPGFINVHLNDDWLSNQCELSLTDPRLGIAKSKEQNIVVDYSSPNLAKEMHVGHLRTTIIGDAVVKVLEFLGHNVIRQNHMGDWGTQFGMLLAHLSDKLQEEVAETALSDLEDFYREAKVRFDEEEGFADRAREYVVKLQGGDAQCLALWEKFIDVSIAHSEEVYAKLNVSLTRKDIMGESAYNHDLANVISDLREKGIAVEDQGAQVVFIPELADKEGNPAVYIVQKSGGGYLYATTDLAAMRYRSGKLNADRTLILTDARQALHFKQTEIVGRKAGFMKEEQTYEHCPFGMMLGNDGKPFKTRTGGTVKLVELLDEAVERAGKLIAERDNDLSEEELKEVARKVGIGAVKYADLSKNRTTDYMFNWDSMLSFEGNTAPYLQYAYTRVKSLFRKAGVDMATMPVDINILEKQEHTLAVLLMQFEEVIGTVSREATPHVLCTYLYDVASAFMTFYEACPMLKDGIEPTVRDSRLALSALVAKTLEQGLTLLGIETLEKM; from the coding sequence ATGAACATACATGCACTATTAGTTAACCGTTTCACTGAAGCGCTACAAGAAATGGGCGTAGAAAATGCGCCAGTGCCAGTTTCGCGCAGTGCACGCCCCGAGTTTGGTGAATACCAGTTCAATGGCGCTATGGCCCTTGCCAAGCAGCTAAAGCAAAAGCCTCGAGATATTGCAGAGAAGATTGTCGAGACTGTAAAGCTTGATGATATAGCGAGTAAACTAGAAGTGGCTGGACCTGGCTTTATCAACGTACACCTAAACGACGATTGGCTATCTAACCAGTGTGAGCTGTCGTTAACCGATCCGCGTTTGGGTATCGCTAAGTCAAAAGAACAGAACATCGTTGTAGACTATTCATCGCCAAACCTAGCCAAAGAGATGCACGTGGGTCACCTGCGTACAACCATTATTGGCGACGCTGTAGTTAAAGTACTTGAGTTCTTGGGTCACAACGTAATTCGTCAAAACCACATGGGCGATTGGGGCACCCAGTTCGGCATGCTGCTGGCGCACCTATCAGACAAGCTTCAAGAGGAAGTGGCAGAAACTGCGCTGTCTGACCTTGAAGACTTTTATCGCGAAGCCAAAGTACGTTTCGATGAAGAAGAAGGCTTTGCCGACCGCGCTCGTGAATATGTAGTTAAGCTACAAGGTGGTGATGCTCAGTGTCTGGCGCTGTGGGAAAAGTTCATTGACGTGTCTATCGCTCACTCTGAAGAAGTTTACGCCAAGCTAAACGTAAGCCTTACCCGTAAAGATATTATGGGGGAGTCTGCGTACAACCACGACCTAGCTAATGTGATAAGCGACCTTAGAGAAAAAGGTATTGCGGTTGAAGACCAAGGCGCGCAGGTCGTGTTTATTCCTGAGCTTGCCGATAAGGAAGGTAACCCAGCTGTTTATATCGTTCAGAAGTCGGGTGGTGGCTATCTTTACGCAACTACTGACCTCGCGGCAATGCGCTATCGCAGCGGCAAGCTAAATGCCGACCGTACGCTTATTCTTACAGATGCTCGCCAAGCCCTGCACTTCAAGCAAACTGAAATTGTAGGCCGCAAAGCAGGCTTCATGAAAGAAGAGCAAACTTATGAGCATTGTCCATTTGGCATGATGCTAGGAAACGATGGCAAGCCATTTAAAACCCGTACTGGCGGTACGGTTAAATTGGTTGAGTTACTTGATGAAGCGGTTGAACGTGCAGGTAAGTTAATTGCTGAACGCGACAACGATTTAAGTGAAGAAGAGCTTAAAGAGGTTGCCCGCAAGGTAGGTATTGGCGCCGTAAAATACGCTGACCTATCTAAAAACCGCACAACTGATTACATGTTTAACTGGGACTCAATGCTAAGCTTTGAAGGTAATACTGCGCCATACCTTCAATATGCCTATACCCGTGTGAAAAGCTTGTTCAGAAAAGCGGGTGTGGATATGGCAACTATGCCGGTAGATATCAATATACTTGAGAAACAAGAGCACACGTTAGCTGTGTTACTTATGCAGTTTGAAGAGGTTATTGGCACAGTATCTCGTGAAGCGACACCTCATGTATTGTGTACGTATCTATACGATGTGGCTTCAGCGTTCATGACGTTCTACGAAGCTTGTCCAATGTTAAAAGACGGTATCGAGCCAACTGTACGCGACAGTCGTTTAGCACTGTCAGCTTTGGTTGCCAAAACCCTAGAGCAGGGTTTAACCCTACTTGGCATCGAGACACTAGAAAAAATGTAG
- a CDS encoding NADPH-dependent FMN reductase has protein sequence MTKILAFAGSTRKGSFNQAIVNIAAEGAREAGAEVTVIDLADFQMPLFNENEEAEFGMPEKAQAFKELLMSHDGFLIASPEYNSSYPALLKNAIDWASRMGEGEKPLQAYRGKVAGIMAASAGGLGGMRVLVVLRMLLENLGTMVLPNQKAIAKVNTLMEDSVITDEKTIKQLKNLGKETAELARKVI, from the coding sequence ATGACTAAGATCCTTGCATTTGCAGGTAGTACTCGCAAAGGTTCGTTTAACCAAGCTATTGTTAACATCGCTGCTGAAGGCGCCCGCGAGGCTGGCGCAGAGGTTACCGTTATAGATCTAGCCGATTTTCAAATGCCACTGTTTAACGAAAATGAGGAAGCCGAGTTTGGCATGCCGGAAAAAGCACAGGCGTTCAAAGAATTGCTAATGAGTCATGATGGTTTTCTTATTGCCTCACCAGAATACAACTCTAGCTACCCAGCACTGCTAAAAAATGCTATCGATTGGGCATCACGCATGGGGGAAGGTGAAAAGCCATTACAGGCATATCGCGGTAAAGTGGCTGGTATTATGGCCGCGTCAGCGGGTGGGCTAGGCGGTATGCGTGTGCTGGTGGTACTAAGAATGTTACTTGAAAACCTTGGTACTATGGTGCTGCCAAATCAAAAGGCTATTGCGAAGGTCAATACACTTATGGAAGATAGCGTAATTACGGATGAAAAAACCATTAAGCAGCTTAAGAATTTAGGTAAAGAAACTGCTGAGTTGGCCAGAAAGGTAATATAA
- a CDS encoding LytTR family transcriptional regulator DNA-binding domain-containing protein, protein MTLKNLEERTALVRCHRQYLVRLSCVAEIKLLDNGLATLLRTTVNSIPVSRRYLKKLKSLLVR, encoded by the coding sequence ATCACCTTAAAAAACTTAGAAGAGAGAACCGCGCTTGTTCGATGTCACCGGCAATACTTAGTGAGGTTATCATGTGTGGCAGAAATTAAACTCTTGGATAATGGCCTTGCTACGCTTCTAAGGACGACGGTAAATTCAATACCCGTTAGCCGTCGATACCTCAAAAAGCTGAAATCGTTGTTAGTTCGTTAA
- a CDS encoding methanol/ethanol family PQQ-dependent dehydrogenase, translating to MAKFYSKASLALSVIIGLGTSSHLYADDGVTWADIENDAKTPENVLMYGMGPEAQRYSGLDQINKENVHMLSPAWVMSFGDEKQRGQESQAIVYDGIVYVTGSYSRIYAYEAKTGKKLWDYAHRLPEGIRPCCDVVNRGAAIYGDLVFFGTLDAGVVALDRLTGKVKWKKRFEDYRAGYTMTGAPTIVKDQKSGKVMLIHGSSGDEFGVVGKLFARDPETGEEIWMRPFVEGHMGRLNGKDSTPTGGSYEVTTWPKDENGEMVEAWHHGGGAPWQSASFDVETNTIIIGAGNPAPWNTWKRTAKGGDPRDWDNLYTSGQVGVDATTGEVKWFYQHTPNDAWDFSGNNELVLFDYYDNGKLIKATAHADRNGFFYVVNRQNGEFIRGFPFVDNITWATHIDPDTGRPVEVDGQRPPMPEPGEKRGKSIEVSPPFLGGKNWNPMAYSQNTGWFYMGANHWKEDYWTEEVTYKKGAAYLGQGFRIKRMYDDHVGVLRAVDPISGEIKWTHKEKLPMWAGVLATKGGLIITGTGDGYVKAFDEETGEELWKFQTGSGIISCPITWEEDGEQYIGLASGYGGAVPLWGGDMAELTKPVAQGGSFWVFKLPNHNKKQNLAKQ from the coding sequence ATGGCTAAGTTCTATTCAAAGGCTTCATTGGCCTTAAGCGTAATTATTGGTTTAGGTACGAGTTCACATTTATATGCGGATGATGGCGTGACATGGGCAGACATTGAAAATGATGCCAAGACGCCTGAGAACGTGCTGATGTATGGTATGGGTCCTGAAGCTCAGCGTTACAGCGGACTTGATCAAATCAACAAAGAAAATGTACACATGCTATCTCCGGCTTGGGTGATGAGTTTTGGTGATGAAAAGCAACGGGGTCAAGAGTCCCAGGCAATAGTGTACGACGGTATTGTCTATGTAACCGGTAGCTACTCCCGTATCTACGCCTATGAAGCAAAAACAGGTAAGAAGTTGTGGGACTACGCCCACCGCCTACCAGAAGGGATTCGACCGTGTTGTGACGTGGTAAATCGCGGCGCAGCAATTTATGGTGACTTAGTCTTTTTCGGTACGCTGGATGCTGGCGTTGTTGCCCTTGACCGGCTAACGGGCAAAGTAAAATGGAAGAAGCGCTTTGAAGACTATCGTGCAGGCTACACCATGACGGGAGCACCTACGATTGTTAAAGACCAAAAGTCAGGAAAGGTCATGCTTATTCACGGTTCATCAGGTGATGAGTTTGGTGTTGTAGGAAAACTGTTTGCACGCGATCCTGAAACAGGTGAAGAGATTTGGATGCGTCCATTTGTAGAAGGACACATGGGAAGATTAAATGGAAAAGACAGCACGCCTACCGGTGGTTCATACGAGGTGACAACGTGGCCGAAGGATGAAAACGGCGAAATGGTTGAGGCTTGGCACCACGGTGGTGGTGCACCATGGCAGAGTGCAAGCTTCGATGTTGAAACTAACACTATCATCATAGGTGCAGGTAACCCCGCTCCTTGGAATACATGGAAACGCACCGCCAAAGGCGGCGATCCGCGAGATTGGGATAACCTTTATACTTCCGGACAAGTGGGTGTAGATGCAACCACTGGTGAGGTTAAATGGTTCTATCAACATACACCTAACGACGCATGGGATTTCTCTGGCAACAATGAACTTGTTCTATTTGACTATTACGATAATGGAAAGCTAATAAAAGCGACGGCTCATGCAGACAGAAATGGCTTTTTCTATGTAGTAAACAGACAAAACGGTGAATTCATCAGAGGCTTTCCCTTTGTAGATAACATTACGTGGGCCACACATATAGATCCTGACACGGGTCGCCCAGTTGAAGTAGACGGACAACGCCCACCAATGCCTGAGCCGGGTGAAAAACGAGGAAAGTCAATAGAGGTATCGCCTCCATTCTTGGGCGGGAAGAACTGGAACCCGATGGCCTACAGCCAGAATACCGGCTGGTTCTATATGGGCGCAAACCACTGGAAAGAAGACTACTGGACCGAAGAAGTGACTTATAAGAAAGGTGCAGCTTACCTAGGACAGGGTTTTAGAATTAAGCGCATGTATGACGATCACGTAGGCGTACTTCGTGCCGTAGACCCCATTTCAGGTGAAATTAAATGGACGCATAAAGAAAAGCTCCCTATGTGGGCTGGGGTACTGGCGACGAAAGGCGGACTCATTATTACCGGAACGGGCGATGGCTATGTCAAAGCTTTCGATGAGGAAACCGGTGAAGAACTTTGGAAGTTCCAAACGGGCTCGGGCATCATTTCATGCCCTATCACCTGGGAAGAGGATGGTGAGCAATACATCGGCTTAGCGTCAGGGTATGGTGGTGCAGTACCGCTGTGGGGAGGAGATATGGCTGAACTTACCAAACCTGTCGCGCAAGGTGGTTCGTTCTGGGTATTTAAACTTCCTAATCACAATAAAAAGCAAAACCTAGCTAAACAATAG
- a CDS encoding acyl-CoA carboxylase subunit beta, whose protein sequence is MSSEKSYKKNALAQAHERSQSTLDHMRTELYQKRKSKGFNSARENLSLLCDPKTFQEYGQYAVAAQRQRRGYESLKSTTAADGVITGVGCVNEGFFTKQQSAAAIIVNDYSVLAGTQGYFHHLKLDRIFDVAKQKSLPVIMFTEGGGGRPGDTDVTTVNSGLQCKSFSSWAGLSGVVPRIAVNNGYCFAGNAALFGAADITIATANSSIGMAGPSMIEGGGLGKYAPQDIGPVASQARNGVVDIVAKDENHAVEVAKFCLSFFQGEIKPQQSYSQDDIFSLLPDDRRYSYEVRNIVNTLVDKDSFIELKAQYGRAIITGFCRFNGKAVGLFANDCRVLGGAIDVDAAEKAAEFLDMCEAFQIPVVSLCDTPGFMVGPEHEKQGAVRRLNKLFVAGARLSVPFVAVVLRKCYGLGAQAMLGGSTSKPDYTVSWPTGEFGAMGLEGAVKLGFKEELAQIKGEAERLQHFEKLVQLAYEKGKAIEVASVLEIDAVIDPIETRDIISHFLTQSS, encoded by the coding sequence ATGAGTAGTGAAAAAAGTTACAAAAAAAATGCACTCGCACAGGCGCACGAAAGGTCTCAATCTACCCTAGATCACATGCGTACCGAGCTGTATCAGAAACGAAAAAGTAAAGGCTTTAATAGTGCAAGGGAAAACCTTTCACTTCTCTGTGACCCAAAAACATTTCAAGAGTATGGTCAATATGCAGTAGCGGCTCAGCGCCAGCGTAGAGGTTATGAGTCGTTAAAATCAACTACGGCAGCAGATGGCGTAATTACGGGGGTGGGGTGTGTCAATGAAGGCTTTTTTACAAAACAACAGAGCGCGGCTGCAATTATTGTCAACGACTACAGTGTTCTAGCTGGCACTCAGGGGTACTTCCATCACCTAAAGTTAGACCGTATATTTGACGTGGCGAAGCAAAAGTCTTTGCCCGTAATTATGTTTACGGAAGGGGGGGGCGGGCGACCTGGTGATACTGACGTCACAACGGTCAACTCAGGGTTACAGTGTAAGTCTTTTTCTTCATGGGCGGGACTTTCAGGAGTAGTACCTAGAATAGCGGTAAATAACGGCTACTGCTTTGCTGGCAATGCGGCACTATTTGGTGCCGCTGATATAACCATAGCGACAGCAAACTCATCGATAGGTATGGCTGGGCCTTCAATGATTGAAGGTGGGGGGCTTGGTAAATATGCGCCACAAGATATAGGACCTGTCGCATCTCAGGCGCGAAATGGCGTGGTCGATATTGTTGCTAAGGATGAAAATCACGCTGTCGAGGTGGCAAAATTTTGTTTGAGTTTTTTTCAAGGGGAAATAAAGCCTCAGCAAAGCTACTCTCAAGACGATATTTTTAGCTTATTACCAGATGATAGACGCTATAGTTATGAAGTGCGTAACATCGTTAATACATTGGTTGATAAAGACTCTTTTATTGAATTAAAAGCACAATACGGCCGTGCAATCATTACGGGCTTTTGTCGATTCAATGGTAAAGCTGTAGGGCTCTTTGCAAATGATTGTAGAGTACTCGGTGGGGCAATCGACGTTGATGCGGCAGAAAAAGCCGCGGAGTTTCTTGATATGTGTGAAGCTTTTCAAATACCTGTGGTGAGCTTGTGTGATACACCTGGCTTTATGGTTGGGCCTGAGCACGAGAAACAAGGAGCTGTGAGGCGATTAAATAAGCTTTTTGTTGCAGGCGCTCGTTTAAGTGTTCCGTTTGTCGCGGTAGTTTTGAGGAAGTGCTACGGGCTAGGCGCGCAAGCGATGCTTGGTGGCAGTACATCTAAGCCTGATTATACCGTATCTTGGCCTACTGGTGAGTTTGGGGCCATGGGGTTAGAGGGGGCAGTGAAGTTAGGGTTTAAGGAAGAGCTAGCTCAAATCAAAGGCGAAGCGGAAAGGCTTCAGCATTTTGAGAAATTGGTTCAATTGGCTTATGAGAAAGGTAAGGCGATAGAAGTTGCATCGGTACTAGAAATTGACGCGGTGATTGACCCAATTGAAACCAGAGATATTATTTCACATTTTTTGACGCAATCTTCCTAA